In a single window of the Antedon mediterranea chromosome 1, ecAntMedi1.1, whole genome shotgun sequence genome:
- the LOC140050720 gene encoding uncharacterized protein, giving the protein MSKDTFTVLCGILRPSLQREATNFGNGMTVEHVVGMTLWRLSTCCDLRTIGNLFGVHRSTVSRSIKQVCQAVVDLMYDDYIVWPVGDRLTTTVAGFNELHGFPQCAGAIDGSHIPILAPKESKADYFNRKGHYSVILQAVVDHKLRFTDTYVGWPGKVHDARVFRNSSLFEKGQNGQLFPRVSGRNRLCFMYNKSPSS; this is encoded by the exons ATGTCAaaag acaCTTTTACTGTTCTATGTGGAATACTGCGGCCAAGTTTACAAAGAGAAGCAACAAACTTTGGTAATGGGATGACCGTAGAGCATGTAGTTGGCATGACGCTTTGGAGACTTTCAACGTGTTGCGACCTTCGCACAATTGGAAATCTCTTTGGTGTGCACAGGTCTACTGTCTCCAGATCCATAAAGCAAGTGTGTCAGGCAGTGGTAGACCTCATGTACGATGACTACATTGTTTGGCCAGTAGGAGATCGCTTGACTACTACTGTAGCAGGCTTCAATGAACTGCATGGCTTTCCTCAATGTGCAGGTGCCATTGACGGATCACACATCCCTATTCTTGCACCTAAAGAGTCAAAAGCTGACTACTTCAATCGCAAGGGCCACTACTCTGTTATACTACAAGCAGTAGTAGATCATAAATTAAG ATTCACAGACACGTATGTTGGATGGCCTGGGAAGGTACATGATGCCAGAGTTTTTAGGAACTCTTCATTATTTGAAAAGGGTCAAAACGGTCAGCTATTTCCTAGGGTTAGTGGTCGAAACAGATTATGTTTTATGTACAATAAATCCCCGAGCAGTTAA
- the LOC140050747 gene encoding uncharacterized protein, which translates to MGNKRDSTIYKEISNKIKQEYNVDLSPKQVNTKLKTLRKQYNIAKDNNSKSGRDRITCPHYEVLDRILGDRAIAAPHYLMDRNQAVGVADGAEEEQQHEDGPHVEDVDEENDSVVTADDSQNDEESDIDDIRLPDQDVEDDAIPGQANPHQEQQRLARENEGNEQPRRKRKKTKLQESFEMLSKEMAKQDREAEERYMRHSERSAQHHRDWMQLMAREAERNRQEDRQRDHQRMMQIMQLFAPQQQQPPPQPQQYHHHTMHRPTHQNYYPTNQQQAESQAHHSRIPARTSTPHYTSTPARTSTPHYTSTPARTSTPARTSTPHYTSTPAPTSTPHYTSTPAPTSTPHYTSTPARTSTPARTSIPAPTSTPARTSIPAPTSTPARTSTPHYTSIPAPTSTPARTSTPHYTSIPAPTSTPARTSTPHYTSTPARTSTPHYTSTPAPTSTPHYTSTPAPTSTPHYTSTPARTSTPARTSTPARTSIPAPTSTPARTSTPHYTSIPAPTSTPARTSTPHYTSIPAPTSTPARTSTPHYTSIPAPTSTPARTSTPHYTSTPAPTSTPAPTSTPHYTSTPHHTVSKSPEYFIL; encoded by the exons ATGGGTAATAAAAGAGACAGCACTATTTATAAAGAAATTTCGAACAAAATAAAACAGGAATACAATGTAGATTTGTCTCCGAAGCAAGTGAACACGAAACTTAAAACCCTCCGAAAGCAATACAACATTGCAAAGGACAACAACTCGAAGTCTGGGAGGGACAGAATTACTTGTCCTCATTACGAGGTTTTGGACCGAATTTTGGGAGATCGGGCCATAGCTGCCCCTCACTATCTAATGGATAGGAACCAGGCAGTAGGAGTTGCCGATG GAGCTGAGGAAGAACAGCAGCATGAGGACGGCCCACATGTCGAAGATGTTGATGAAGAGAATGATAGTGTTG TGACTGCAGATGATAGTCAAAATGACGAGGAATCTGACATTGATGATATACGACTACCTGATCAGGATGTTGAAGACGATGCTATTCCTGGACAGGCCAATCCTCACCAAGAACAACAAAGGCTTGCTAGAGAGAATGAAG GAAATGAGCAGCCCCGTCGAAAgcgaaaaaaaacaaaattgcagGAATCTTTTGAAATGCTTTCAAAAGAGATGGCGAAGCAAGACAGGGAGGCAGAAGAAAGATATATGCGGCACTCTGAAAGATCAGCACAACACCACCGGGATTGGATGCAACTCATGGCGCGAGAGGCTGAAAGAAACCGACAAgaagacagacagagagaccaTCAGAGGATGATGCAGATCATGCAGTTATTTGCAccacaacaacaacaaccaccGCCACAACCACAACAATACCACCACCACACAATGCATAGACCTACACATCAAAACTACTACCCAACAAACCAACAACAGGCAGAAAGTCAAGCTCATCATAGTAGAATACCAGCTCGCACTAGTACACCACATTACACTAGTACACCAGCTCGCACTAGTACACCACATTACACTAGTACACCAGCTCGCACTAGTACACCTGCTCGCACTAGTACACCACATTACACTAGTACACCAGCTCCCACTAGCACACCACATTACACTAGTACACCGGCTCCCACTAGCACACCACATTACACTAGTACACCAGCTCGCACTAGTACACCAGCTCGCACTAGTATACCAGCTCCCACTAGTACACCAGCTCGCACTAGTATACCAGCTCCCACTAGTACACCAGCTCGCACTAGTACACCACATTACACTAGTATACCAGCTCCCACTAGTACACCAGCTCGCACTAGTACACCACATTACACTAGTATACCAGCTCCCACTAGTACACCAGCTCGCACTAGTACACCACATTACACTAGTACACCAGCTCGCACTAGTACACCACATTACACTAGTACACCAGCTCCCACTAGCACACCACATTACACTAGTACACCGGCTCCCACTAGCACACCACATTACACTAGTACACCAGCTCGCACTAGTACACCAGCTCGCACTAGTACACCAGCTCGCACTAGTATACCAGCTCCCACTAGTACACCAGCTCGCACTAGTACACCACATTACACTAGTATACCAGCTCCCACTAGTACACCAGCTCGCACTAGTACACCACATTACACTAGTATACCAGCTCCCACTAGTACACCAGCTCGCACTAGTACACCACATTACACTAGTATACCAGCTCCCACTAGTACACCAGCTCGCACTAGTACACCACATTACACTAGTACACCAGCTCCCACTAGTACACCAGCTCCCACTAGTACACCACATTACACTAGTACACCACATCACACTGTCAGCAAATCACCTGAATACTTTATTCTGTAg